Proteins encoded by one window of Halomonas sp. SH5A2:
- a CDS encoding integration host factor subunit beta, which translates to MTKSELIEQIAMHQPELSAKEVETAVRIILDDMTDALSSGGRVEIRGFGSFSLHYREPRTGRNPKTGEPVELDGKHVPHFKPGKELREQVDASRALGY; encoded by the coding sequence ATGACCAAATCTGAATTAATCGAACAAATTGCCATGCACCAACCAGAGCTGTCGGCCAAAGAAGTCGAGACCGCCGTCCGGATTATTCTCGACGACATGACCGACGCGCTTTCCAGTGGCGGGCGGGTGGAAATTCGTGGTTTTGGGAGTTTTTCACTTCACTACCGCGAGCCACGCACAGGGCGTAACCCGAAAACCGGCGAACCCGTCGAGCTTGACGGAAAGCACGTTCCTCATTTTAAGCCGGGCAAGGAATTACGCGAACAGGTCGATGCGAGCCGTGCATTGGGGTATTGA
- a CDS encoding lipopolysaccharide assembly protein LapA domain-containing protein has translation MRWIKGLILAIILLVVLLVGILFAVNNQQAIALNLIWLELPAVSLSVWLLATLTFGVLIGMLAMIGVYIRLKARLARSERQNKQQSKELDQLRTQEFKELA, from the coding sequence ATGCGTTGGATAAAAGGGCTGATTCTGGCCATCATTTTGCTGGTAGTACTGCTGGTGGGTATTTTGTTTGCGGTCAATAACCAGCAAGCCATTGCGCTGAACCTGATTTGGCTGGAGCTACCCGCCGTCTCGTTATCCGTTTGGCTATTGGCAACGTTAACGTTTGGCGTGCTTATTGGCATGCTGGCCATGATTGGCGTGTATATACGCCTCAAAGCCAGATTGGCCCGTAGCGAACGGCAGAACAAACAACAAAGCAAGGAACTTGACCAGCTACGCACGCAGGAGTTTAAGGAACTGGCTTAA
- the lapB gene encoding lipopolysaccharide assembly protein LapB, translating into MLDIALLGVLFVAIAIGYGLGFRQASRRSSERSGPTHNGLSRDYFVGLNYLLNEQPDEAINTFINALDVNSDTVETHITLGRLFRSRGEADKAVSIHQNLLARPALSDATNAKVQLELARDFVALGVHDRAQRLLRTLLDQDHDSELRYPAKRLLIDLLEREKDWQAAVDTAAPLFKQYPNIRRAAAHWQCELAELETANASRALAKRHLKKALQLDPQCVRANLLLAGLEMENGHYPQATGYLTRILDQDNAHLPTMLPALKRAYLRNNDEDGLETHLRKLIAVAPYTSLIIELGELIHHRDGVDAAIGVTGELLGQAPSLRGLNYLVDLYIESQRLQGRDAPDTRLVLLKHHTEALLKDRPRHRCQRCGFTSDALQWQCPTCRYWGTIKPIIGVEGE; encoded by the coding sequence ATGCTGGACATCGCGCTGCTGGGCGTTTTATTCGTCGCTATTGCGATTGGCTACGGGCTCGGCTTTCGCCAAGCGTCCCGGCGGTCAAGCGAACGTTCGGGCCCTACCCACAACGGTCTCTCCCGGGATTACTTTGTCGGACTCAACTATCTGCTCAACGAGCAGCCCGACGAAGCCATCAATACCTTTATCAACGCACTGGATGTCAATAGCGACACGGTTGAGACCCACATCACTCTGGGCCGCCTGTTTCGTTCGCGGGGCGAAGCCGACAAAGCCGTCAGCATTCACCAAAATCTGCTGGCGCGCCCGGCACTTTCCGATGCCACTAACGCGAAGGTTCAACTGGAGCTCGCGCGTGACTTTGTGGCGCTGGGTGTCCATGACCGGGCACAGCGGCTGCTCAGAACGCTGCTCGACCAGGATCATGACAGCGAACTGCGCTACCCTGCCAAACGACTACTGATCGATCTATTAGAGCGGGAAAAAGACTGGCAAGCCGCCGTGGATACTGCCGCTCCACTGTTCAAGCAGTACCCCAATATCCGCCGTGCAGCGGCCCACTGGCAGTGCGAACTGGCCGAACTCGAGACCGCCAATGCCAGCCGCGCGCTTGCCAAACGCCATTTGAAAAAAGCCCTGCAACTTGATCCCCAGTGCGTTCGCGCCAATCTACTGCTGGCCGGGCTCGAAATGGAAAATGGTCATTATCCGCAGGCGACTGGCTACTTGACGCGCATTCTTGATCAAGATAACGCCCACCTTCCAACCATGTTGCCAGCGTTAAAGCGCGCCTACCTGCGCAACAACGATGAGGACGGGCTTGAAACCCATCTACGCAAGCTAATTGCCGTCGCGCCCTACACTAGCTTAATCATCGAACTGGGAGAGCTGATCCATCACCGGGATGGGGTCGACGCCGCGATTGGCGTTACCGGCGAACTACTCGGCCAGGCCCCTAGCTTACGGGGACTCAACTATCTGGTTGATCTGTATATTGAAAGCCAACGCCTGCAGGGTAGAGACGCACCGGACACGCGGCTGGTGCTGCTCAAGCATCACACCGAAGCATTGCTGAAGGATCGCCCCCGCCACCGCTGCCAACGCTGTGGCTTTACCAGCGATGCCCTGCAATGGCAGTGCCCCACTTGCCGTTACTGGGGCACGATCAAACCGATTATCGGGGTTGAGGGCGAATAA
- the pyrF gene encoding orotidine-5'-phosphate decarboxylase, protein MAGTESPLIIALDYPSLDAALCMADQLDPSRCRLKVGKELFTRSGPAVLEALHGRGFDVFLDLKFHDIPNTVASAVEAAAEQGVWMVNLHASGGRAMMEAAATRLAQQRLTTHLIAVTVLTSMQQSDLEEVGVLSSVSDQVMRLAQLAKQSGLHGVVCSAQESAQLASLCGGEFLKVTPGIRPAFAAANDQQRIMTPRDAMQAGSTHLVVGRPVTQAESPMEALKAIEQELA, encoded by the coding sequence ATGGCTGGCACTGAATCACCGCTGATTATTGCACTTGATTACCCTTCGCTGGATGCGGCGCTATGTATGGCGGATCAGTTGGATCCGTCCCGGTGTCGGCTTAAAGTCGGTAAAGAGCTATTTACCCGCAGCGGACCTGCCGTCCTTGAAGCGTTGCACGGGCGTGGTTTCGACGTGTTCCTTGACCTCAAATTCCATGATATTCCCAATACGGTGGCCAGCGCAGTAGAGGCGGCCGCAGAGCAGGGCGTGTGGATGGTCAACCTGCATGCCAGCGGCGGTAGGGCCATGATGGAAGCCGCCGCGACGCGACTGGCGCAACAGCGCCTCACCACTCACCTGATCGCCGTGACGGTGCTGACCAGCATGCAGCAAAGCGATCTGGAGGAGGTCGGCGTATTGTCATCGGTTAGCGATCAGGTGATGCGGCTGGCCCAGCTCGCCAAGCAGAGTGGTTTGCACGGTGTGGTATGTTCGGCTCAGGAATCGGCTCAACTGGCGTCGCTGTGTGGTGGCGAGTTCTTGAAAGTGACGCCAGGCATTCGGCCTGCCTTCGCTGCGGCCAATGACCAGCAACGGATCATGACGCCCAGGGACGCGATGCAGGCGGGCAGCACGCACCTGGTCGTCGGGCGGCCGGTTACCCAGGCAGAGAGTCCCATGGAGGCGCTGAAAGCTATCGAGCAAGAGCTGGCATAG
- a CDS encoding ComEA family DNA-binding protein translates to MKLSLKGLFAALLFSIGIGVASNGLAQDIAPINVNSADPELLDELPGVGPSRAEAIIEEREANGDFENADDLTRVSGIGPATVDRMRDQVTFED, encoded by the coding sequence ATGAAGCTATCATTGAAAGGATTATTCGCCGCATTACTCTTCAGCATCGGCATTGGGGTTGCCAGCAACGGTCTGGCCCAGGACATTGCCCCGATCAACGTCAACAGCGCCGATCCTGAATTACTCGATGAGCTGCCGGGTGTCGGCCCTAGCCGAGCCGAAGCCATTATTGAAGAGCGTGAAGCAAACGGCGACTTCGAAAATGCCGATGACCTTACCCGCGTCAGTGGCATTGGACCGGCAACGGTTGACCGCATGCGCGATCAGGTCACCTTTGAAGACTGA
- a CDS encoding bifunctional 2-methylcitrate dehydratase/aconitate hydratase encodes MHTADVNDRPDYDPELQTLADYVLNFRAPSEEALTTARYCLMDTLGCGLLALRFPACTKHLGPLVEETTVPHGARVPGTSLRLDPVKAAWDIGAMVRWLDYNDTWLAAEWGHPSDNLGAILAVADHLSQKRVAEGAAPLVMEDVLHAMVMAHEIQGVLALENSFNRVGLDHVVLVKVASTAVVAKLMGADREQLLSALSHAWVDGQSLRTYRHAPNAGSRKSWAAGDATSRAVRLADIAMRGEMGIPSALSAPQWGFYDIAFSHSNKDLSLKPDGERQLRFQRELGCYVMENILFKVAFPAEFHAQTACEASVTLHPQVKDRLSSIERIVITTHEAAIRIISKTGQLANPADRDHCLQYMVAVPLMQGTLTADHYEDGFHAAHPLIDQLREKMVVEEDPDYSSAYLDPEKRSIANAVQVFFDDGTATEKVAVAYPLGHRRRRDEGMPLLLEKFQRNLATRFPAHRCAQIMQVCEDHAALTSMPVNRFMALWEMTP; translated from the coding sequence ATGCATACCGCCGACGTTAATGATCGTCCTGACTATGACCCTGAACTGCAAACGCTGGCCGACTACGTCCTCAACTTTCGTGCCCCGTCCGAGGAGGCGCTGACGACGGCGCGCTACTGCTTGATGGATACGCTGGGCTGTGGGTTGCTGGCGTTGCGCTTCCCGGCGTGTACCAAGCACCTTGGCCCGCTGGTCGAGGAGACGACAGTGCCGCATGGTGCTCGCGTACCGGGCACGTCGCTGCGGCTGGACCCGGTCAAGGCGGCCTGGGACATCGGTGCAATGGTGCGCTGGCTCGATTACAACGATACCTGGCTCGCCGCTGAGTGGGGGCACCCTTCTGACAACCTGGGCGCGATTCTTGCCGTTGCCGACCATCTCTCCCAGAAGCGAGTAGCCGAAGGCGCTGCTCCTCTGGTGATGGAGGACGTCCTGCATGCCATGGTCATGGCCCATGAGATTCAGGGCGTGCTGGCGCTGGAAAACAGTTTCAACCGCGTTGGGCTGGACCATGTGGTGCTGGTGAAAGTGGCTTCCACTGCGGTTGTCGCCAAACTGATGGGCGCTGACCGTGAGCAGCTGCTGTCGGCGCTTTCCCATGCCTGGGTAGACGGTCAGAGCTTGCGCACCTATCGTCACGCCCCCAATGCCGGTTCCCGGAAAAGCTGGGCGGCAGGCGATGCTACCTCGCGCGCTGTGCGTCTCGCGGATATCGCCATGCGCGGTGAAATGGGCATTCCCAGTGCCTTGAGCGCGCCTCAATGGGGGTTTTACGACATCGCCTTCAGCCATAGCAATAAAGACCTCAGTCTTAAGCCTGACGGCGAGCGTCAACTACGCTTCCAGCGTGAGCTGGGCTGCTACGTGATGGAAAATATTCTCTTCAAGGTGGCCTTTCCCGCTGAGTTTCACGCTCAGACTGCCTGTGAAGCGTCGGTGACGTTACATCCTCAGGTTAAAGATCGCTTGTCGTCTATCGAGCGCATTGTGATCACAACCCATGAGGCGGCCATCCGGATCATTTCCAAAACCGGCCAGCTTGCCAACCCTGCCGACCGTGATCACTGCCTGCAGTACATGGTGGCCGTCCCGCTGATGCAGGGGACATTAACCGCGGATCACTATGAAGACGGCTTTCATGCCGCGCACCCGCTGATTGATCAGCTTCGCGAAAAGATGGTAGTGGAAGAGGACCCTGATTATTCAAGCGCTTACTTAGACCCTGAAAAGCGCTCGATAGCCAATGCCGTTCAGGTGTTTTTTGATGATGGTACGGCCACTGAAAAGGTCGCCGTGGCGTACCCGCTGGGTCATCGGCGACGCCGCGACGAAGGCATGCCGTTGTTACTTGAAAAATTTCAGCGCAACCTAGCCACACGCTTTCCAGCACACCGCTGTGCGCAGATCATGCAGGTCTGCGAGGATCATGCAGCGCTTACGTCTATGCCGGTTAACCGCTTTATGGCGCTATGGGAGATGACGCCGTAA
- the prpF gene encoding 2-methylaconitate cis-trans isomerase PrpF translates to MPYGPQLKIPATYMRGGTSKGVFFKLDDLPDAARQPGEARDKLLLRVIGSPDPYEKQIDGMGAATSSTSKTVILSKSESPEHDVDYLFGQVAIDKPFVDWSGNCGNLSAAVGPFAITNGLVDPGRIPENGVVEVRIWQVNIQKTIVSRVPVTNGEVQETGDFELDGVTFPAAEIPVAFMDPADGEGAIFPTGNLVDDLEVPGVGTLKATMINAGIPTVFINAADIGYAGTELQEAINGDSKALSMFETIRAHGAVRMGLIKHLDEAANRQHTPKVAFVAPPAGYTASSGKTINACDVDLLVRALSMGKLHHAMMGTAAVAIASAASIKGTLVNEAAGGGERDAVTFGHPSGSLRVGAQASLVDGRWQIDKAVMSRSARVLMEGSVRVPGDTLNL, encoded by the coding sequence ATGCCTTACGGCCCTCAACTCAAAATCCCCGCCACCTATATGCGTGGCGGGACCAGCAAGGGTGTGTTTTTTAAGCTCGACGACTTGCCCGATGCCGCCCGGCAGCCCGGCGAGGCGCGCGACAAACTGCTGTTACGGGTGATCGGCAGCCCCGACCCCTATGAGAAGCAAATCGACGGTATGGGGGCAGCCACGTCCAGCACCAGTAAAACGGTGATTCTGTCGAAAAGTGAATCGCCCGAGCACGATGTGGATTACCTGTTTGGCCAGGTCGCTATCGACAAGCCGTTTGTCGATTGGAGCGGTAACTGCGGCAATCTCTCGGCGGCGGTGGGTCCCTTTGCGATTACCAATGGCCTCGTTGATCCTGGTCGCATCCCTGAAAACGGCGTGGTCGAGGTGCGTATCTGGCAGGTCAATATCCAGAAGACCATTGTATCGCGAGTGCCGGTGACCAACGGAGAGGTACAGGAAACCGGCGACTTTGAGCTCGACGGCGTCACCTTTCCCGCTGCCGAGATTCCGGTGGCCTTTATGGACCCGGCCGACGGTGAAGGGGCCATTTTCCCCACCGGAAATCTTGTCGATGATCTGGAGGTGCCGGGCGTGGGCACGCTCAAAGCCACCATGATCAACGCCGGTATTCCCACGGTGTTTATCAATGCCGCCGACATCGGGTATGCCGGTACCGAGCTTCAGGAAGCTATTAACGGCGATAGCAAGGCGCTTTCGATGTTTGAAACAATCCGCGCCCACGGAGCCGTCCGTATGGGGCTGATCAAACATCTGGATGAAGCGGCCAACCGGCAACACACGCCTAAAGTGGCGTTTGTCGCACCGCCGGCGGGGTATACGGCGTCGAGTGGCAAAACGATAAACGCTTGTGATGTCGACCTGCTGGTGCGGGCGCTTTCCATGGGTAAACTCCACCACGCCATGATGGGCACTGCCGCTGTCGCGATTGCCTCGGCGGCCTCGATCAAAGGCACCCTGGTCAACGAGGCGGCGGGAGGCGGTGAGCGCGATGCGGTCACCTTCGGGCACCCATCGGGCAGTTTGCGGGTGGGTGCTCAGGCAAGTCTGGTGGACGGGCGCTGGCAAATAGACAAAGCTGTCATGAGCCGCAGCGCGCGCGTATTGATGGAAGGCAGCGTGCGCGTTCCGGGAGATACGCTGAACCTGTAA
- the acnD gene encoding Fe/S-dependent 2-methylisocitrate dehydratase AcnD — MNTNYRKPLPGVTVDGATIDYFDTYQAVEEIQPGAYATLPFTSRVLAEQLVRRCDPELLTDALTQLIERKRDLDFPWYPARVVCHDILGQTALVDLAGLRDAIADKGGDPAKVNPVVPTQLIVDHSLAVEHAGFEKDAFEKNRQVEDRRNDDRFHFINWTKVAFENVDVIPPGNGIMHQINLEKMSPVVQVQQNVAFPDTCVGTDSHTPMTDALGVISVGVGGLEAESVMLGRASMMRLPDIVGVELTGRLQPGVTGTDMVLAITEFLRSERVVGAYLEFYGEGADALTVGDRATISNMTPEYGATAAMFYIDNQTIDYLKLTGREDEQVALVEAYAKHTGLWADSLKSAEYERVLRFDLSSVTRTLAGPSNPHAHLPTSELAKRGIAVDLDKARAEEQAGRMPDGAVIIAAITSCTNTSNPRNMVAAGLIARNANRLGLLRKPWVKSSLAPGSKTVKMYLEEAGLMSELEDLGFGVVAYACTTCNGMSGALDPKIQQEIIDRDLYATAVLSGNRNFDGRIHPHAQQAFLASPPLVVAYAIAGTIRFDIEKDSLGYDAEGNPVTLKDIWPDDSEIDAIVKSSVKPEQFRDTYIPMFDLQKSARTQVSPLYEWRPQSTYIRRPPYWEGNMAKERDLKGMRPLAILPDNITTDHLSPSNAIQLNSAAGEYLDKMGLPEEDFNSYATHRGDHLTAQRATLANPKLFNEMVRDEQGNVVQGSLARIEPEGKVSRMWEAIETYMARKQPLIIIAGADYGQGSSRDWAAKGVALAGVETIVAEGFERIHRTNLIGMGVMPLQFGEGTTRHTLELDGTEIYDVEGTPQPGATLTLVIHRQSGSTERVPVICRLDTAEEVSIYTAGGVLQRFAQDFLESTAA; from the coding sequence ATGAACACCAACTATCGCAAACCGCTGCCGGGTGTCACGGTCGACGGGGCTACCATCGATTATTTTGATACCTATCAGGCCGTGGAGGAAATCCAGCCCGGCGCCTACGCAACGCTGCCGTTTACCTCTCGGGTACTCGCCGAGCAGCTGGTGCGCCGCTGCGATCCAGAGCTGCTGACGGATGCCCTTACACAGCTGATCGAGCGTAAGCGCGACCTGGACTTTCCCTGGTACCCGGCGCGGGTCGTGTGCCACGACATTCTCGGCCAGACCGCGCTGGTCGACCTGGCGGGCCTGCGCGATGCCATTGCCGATAAAGGCGGTGACCCGGCGAAGGTCAACCCGGTGGTGCCGACGCAGTTGATCGTCGACCACTCACTGGCGGTGGAGCACGCGGGCTTTGAAAAAGACGCCTTCGAGAAAAACCGTCAGGTGGAAGACCGGCGCAATGACGATCGTTTCCATTTTATCAACTGGACGAAAGTGGCCTTCGAGAACGTCGATGTGATCCCGCCGGGCAACGGCATCATGCACCAGATCAACCTGGAGAAAATGTCGCCGGTAGTGCAGGTTCAACAGAACGTGGCGTTTCCTGATACCTGCGTGGGTACCGATAGCCACACGCCGATGACTGATGCGCTGGGCGTGATTTCAGTGGGTGTGGGCGGCCTTGAAGCGGAGAGCGTGATGCTCGGCCGCGCGTCGATGATGCGCCTGCCGGATATCGTTGGTGTGGAACTCACCGGCAGACTACAGCCGGGCGTGACCGGTACCGATATGGTGCTGGCGATTACCGAGTTTCTGCGTAGCGAGCGGGTGGTCGGCGCCTACCTGGAGTTTTACGGCGAGGGCGCCGATGCGCTAACTGTTGGTGATCGTGCAACGATCTCCAACATGACGCCGGAGTATGGTGCCACGGCGGCGATGTTTTACATCGACAACCAGACCATCGACTATCTCAAGCTTACTGGGCGCGAGGACGAGCAGGTGGCGCTGGTCGAGGCTTACGCCAAGCATACCGGTCTCTGGGCGGACAGCTTGAAAAGCGCCGAATACGAGCGGGTGCTGCGCTTCGACTTATCCAGCGTGACGCGTACCCTGGCGGGGCCTTCCAATCCCCATGCCCATCTGCCGACCTCCGAGCTTGCCAAGCGCGGCATCGCGGTTGATCTGGATAAAGCCCGCGCTGAAGAACAGGCGGGCAGAATGCCTGATGGCGCGGTCATTATCGCGGCGATCACCAGCTGCACCAATACGTCGAACCCGCGCAATATGGTGGCGGCGGGCCTGATCGCCCGTAACGCCAATCGGCTGGGTCTGCTGCGTAAGCCGTGGGTCAAGTCATCGCTGGCGCCGGGCTCGAAAACCGTCAAGATGTATCTGGAAGAAGCCGGCTTGATGAGCGAGCTGGAAGACCTGGGATTTGGTGTGGTGGCCTACGCCTGCACGACCTGTAACGGCATGTCCGGCGCGCTGGACCCGAAGATTCAGCAGGAAATTATCGACCGGGATCTCTACGCTACGGCGGTGCTGTCCGGAAACCGCAACTTTGACGGACGGATACATCCCCATGCCCAGCAGGCGTTTCTTGCCTCGCCGCCACTCGTGGTGGCCTATGCCATTGCGGGCACCATTCGCTTTGATATCGAAAAGGATAGCCTGGGGTACGATGCAGAGGGGAATCCGGTCACGCTTAAGGATATCTGGCCAGATGACAGCGAGATCGATGCGATTGTGAAATCGTCGGTAAAACCCGAGCAGTTTCGCGATACGTACATCCCGATGTTCGACCTTCAAAAGAGCGCGCGCACCCAGGTGAGCCCGCTGTATGAATGGCGCCCTCAGAGTACCTATATTCGTCGTCCGCCCTACTGGGAAGGCAATATGGCCAAAGAGCGCGACTTGAAAGGAATGCGCCCGCTGGCCATTTTGCCGGACAATATCACGACCGATCACCTGTCGCCTTCCAACGCGATTCAGTTGAATAGCGCGGCGGGTGAATACCTGGACAAGATGGGCCTGCCCGAGGAGGACTTTAACTCCTACGCCACCCACCGGGGTGATCACTTGACCGCTCAGCGTGCCACGCTGGCAAACCCCAAGCTGTTCAATGAAATGGTCCGCGACGAGCAGGGTAATGTGGTGCAAGGGTCGCTTGCCCGAATTGAGCCCGAAGGTAAGGTTTCCCGGATGTGGGAAGCCATTGAAACCTACATGGCCCGCAAGCAGCCGCTGATCATTATTGCTGGTGCTGATTACGGTCAGGGGTCTTCCCGCGATTGGGCAGCCAAGGGGGTCGCGCTGGCCGGCGTCGAGACGATTGTTGCCGAGGGGTTCGAGCGCATCCACCGCACCAATCTGATCGGCATGGGTGTTATGCCGCTGCAGTTTGGGGAAGGCACAACGCGCCACACGCTGGAGCTGGACGGCACCGAAATTTACGATGTGGAGGGCACCCCACAGCCGGGCGCTACGCTCACGCTGGTGATACATCGCCAAAGTGGCAGTACCGAGCGCGTGCCGGTGATTTGCCGTCTGGATACCGCCGAGGAGGTGTCGATTTACACCGCTGGTGGCGTACTGCAGCGCTTTGCCCAGGACTTCCTGGAATCGACAGCCGCCTAG
- the prpC gene encoding bifunctional 2-methylcitrate synthase/citrate synthase, which yields MADKAQNSAGLRGQSAGSTALCTVGKTGSGLTYRGFDIKELAEKAKFEEVAYLLLKGKLPNQSELDDYIAKLKSQRGLPSALKNVLEEIPKDAHPMDVMRTGTSMLGNLETEESFDEQEDVADRLLAVLPSIICYWYRYSHDGVRIDTETDDASVGGHFLHMLRDKPASELHARVMNVSLILYAEHEFNASTFTARVCASTLSDMHSCVTGAIGSLRGPLHGGANEAAMAMIENWTSPEEAEREMLGMLKRKEKIMGFGHAIYRESDPRNAIIKHWSKKLADDVGDNVLYPVSERCEAVMWREKKLFCNADFFHASAYHFMDIPTKLFTPIFVMSRLTGWAAHVFEQRENNRIIRPSADYTGPEKSEWVPIEARD from the coding sequence ATGGCTGATAAAGCGCAAAACAGTGCAGGACTTCGTGGCCAGAGCGCCGGCTCCACCGCGCTGTGTACCGTCGGTAAAACAGGCTCAGGGTTAACCTACCGCGGCTTTGATATCAAAGAGCTGGCTGAAAAGGCCAAGTTTGAAGAAGTCGCTTATCTGTTGCTGAAAGGCAAGCTGCCCAACCAGTCTGAACTTGACGATTACATTGCCAAACTCAAAAGCCAGCGTGGCTTACCCAGCGCCTTGAAAAACGTGCTGGAAGAGATTCCCAAAGACGCTCACCCCATGGATGTGATGCGTACCGGGACATCCATGCTTGGTAATCTGGAAACCGAGGAAAGCTTTGATGAGCAGGAAGATGTGGCCGATCGCCTGCTGGCCGTCCTGCCGTCGATCATTTGCTACTGGTACCGCTACAGCCACGATGGCGTGCGCATCGACACTGAAACCGACGATGCCTCGGTGGGCGGGCATTTTCTGCATATGCTGCGCGACAAGCCCGCTTCCGAGCTGCATGCGCGGGTGATGAATGTCTCGCTGATTCTCTACGCCGAGCACGAGTTCAATGCCTCTACCTTCACCGCCAGGGTATGCGCTTCGACGCTTTCGGACATGCACTCCTGCGTGACCGGGGCGATTGGCTCGCTACGTGGGCCGCTGCACGGTGGCGCCAACGAAGCGGCGATGGCGATGATCGAAAACTGGACCTCGCCGGAAGAAGCCGAGCGCGAAATGCTCGGCATGCTGAAGCGCAAAGAAAAAATCATGGGCTTTGGGCACGCCATTTACCGCGAGTCAGACCCACGTAATGCCATCATCAAGCACTGGTCGAAAAAGCTTGCCGACGATGTGGGCGATAACGTGCTCTACCCCGTATCTGAGCGTTGCGAAGCGGTCATGTGGCGGGAGAAAAAACTGTTCTGCAACGCGGATTTCTTCCACGCCAGCGCTTACCACTTCATGGATATCCCCACCAAGCTGTTCACGCCCATTTTCGTGATGTCACGGCTTACCGGCTGGGCTGCGCACGTGTTCGAGCAGCGAGAAAACAACCGCATTATTCGCCCTAGCGCTGACTATACCGGCCCTGAGAAGAGCGAATGGGTACCCATTGAAGCCCGTGATTAA
- the prpB gene encoding methylisocitrate lyase, protein MSGLTPGARFRAALEANRPLPILGTINAYTAMMAERVGHQAIYLSGGGVANASFGLPDLGMTTMNDVVEDAHRICGATDVPLLVDIDTGWGGAFNIARTVKEMQRAGVAAVHLEDQIAQKRCGHRPNKEIVSQQEMVDRIKAAADARLDPDFYLIARTDAFQKEGLDAAIERANACIEAGADAIFAEAVHTLDDYRAFCEQVNAPILANITEFGATPLFTQQELGEVGCRMVLYPLSAFRAMNAAALHVYQSILDNGHQKDVLDTMQTRDELYDFLNYHDFEQKLDALFAEQKDT, encoded by the coding sequence CTGTCAGGGCTTACCCCCGGTGCGCGCTTCCGGGCAGCACTAGAGGCGAATCGCCCGCTGCCGATTCTTGGCACGATCAACGCCTACACGGCGATGATGGCTGAGCGGGTCGGTCATCAGGCGATTTATCTGTCCGGCGGTGGCGTGGCCAATGCCTCCTTTGGCTTGCCCGATTTGGGCATGACCACCATGAACGATGTTGTGGAAGATGCCCACCGCATCTGCGGCGCGACGGATGTCCCGCTGCTGGTGGATATCGATACCGGCTGGGGCGGGGCGTTTAATATCGCGCGCACCGTCAAGGAAATGCAGCGTGCGGGCGTGGCGGCGGTGCACCTTGAGGACCAGATCGCTCAGAAGCGCTGCGGGCATCGCCCCAACAAGGAGATTGTCTCCCAGCAGGAAATGGTCGATCGCATCAAGGCCGCGGCGGATGCCAGGCTCGACCCCGATTTTTACCTCATCGCCCGCACGGATGCCTTTCAGAAAGAAGGGCTGGACGCCGCGATCGAGCGTGCCAATGCCTGTATCGAGGCAGGTGCTGACGCCATTTTCGCTGAGGCGGTGCATACGCTGGACGATTACCGGGCGTTTTGCGAACAGGTCAATGCGCCGATTCTTGCCAATATTACCGAGTTTGGCGCGACGCCGCTGTTCACCCAGCAAGAATTGGGTGAGGTTGGCTGCCGGATGGTGCTGTATCCGCTCTCGGCTTTCCGCGCCATGAACGCCGCCGCGCTTCACGTCTATCAAAGCATTCTGGACAACGGCCACCAGAAAGACGTGCTGGACACCATGCAAACCCGTGACGAGCTCTACGACTTTTTGAACTATCACGACTTCGAACAAAAGCTCGACGCGCTGTTCGCCGAGCAGAAAGATACCTAA